One Gossypium hirsutum isolate 1008001.06 chromosome A11, Gossypium_hirsutum_v2.1, whole genome shotgun sequence genomic window carries:
- the LOC107923680 gene encoding uncharacterized protein, translating to MAIGWIKYLQCKSRVFEDVYQPNPKHLILSSSCRRSSQSIKDVIMPKKSDPKLVPRSGGKPEPDLSDPPPRPRRSGSSSTPARPVGNHDTVLPALTELAEGHPSRNVVEIIFHTSWSPRTFTGRIGMIFKVQSWSRTVTRFEEYRETVKTRSGSGSGCSVFGDEENARCVADGNEVMRFRCLGPASGDCGVNDSWLFSDGKEKTICTYAGSGGAHESAGGGKGRRAMLVCRVIAGRVSKRMGFEYESWMDGRTGYDSVCGNNGELLVFDRRAVLPCFLIIYKL from the coding sequence ATGGCAATTGGGTGGATCAAATATTTGCAATGTAAATCGAGAGTATTCGAAGATGTTTATCAGCCAAATCCCAAGCATTTGATTCTCAGTTCCAGTTGTAGACGAAGTTCTCAAAGCATCAAAGACGTTATAATGCCCAAGAAATCCGACCCGAAACTGGTTCCGAGGTCCGGCGGTAAACCCGAACCCGATTTAAGTGATCCTCCGCCTCGACCTCGCCGGAGTGGCTCTAGCTCTACCCCTGCACGTCCCGTTGGGAACCATGATACCGTCTTGCCTGCATTGACCGAGTTAGCCGAGGGTCATCCTTCTAGGAATGTCGTAGAGATTATTTTTCATACGAGTTGGAGTCCCAGGACTTTCACTGGTCGCATCGGTATGATTTTTAAAGTTCAAAGTTGGTCGAGGACGGTGACGCGGTTCGAGGAGTATCGGGAGACTGTTAAGACTCGGTCCGGATCGGGTTCGGGTTGTTCGGTTTTTGGTGACGAGGAAAATGCAAGGTGCGTAGCGGACGGGAACGAGGTAATGCGGTTCCGTTGCTTGGGTCCTGCCTCGGGGGACTGTGGGGTGAACGACTCGTGGCTGTTTTCCGACGGGAAAGAGAAGACGATTTGCACGTATGCAGGGAGCGGAGGAGCTCACGAGAGCGCGGGAGGTGGGAAGGGGAGGAGGGCGATGTTGGTATGCCGTGTAATTGCCGGTCGAGTGTCGAAGCGGATGGGGTTCGAGTATGAGTCGTGGATGGATGGGCGAACTGGATATGACTCAGTGTGTGGGAACAACGGCGAGTTGCTCGTATTTGATCGGCGTGCGGTGTTGCCTTGCTTTCTTATTATCTACAAGCTGtaa
- the LOC107924055 gene encoding 3-oxoacyl-[acyl-carrier-protein] synthase III, chloroplastic: MAKASGFFTPSLRTKIQPSIGVSRSGFCLSEGIFKRVVCSSSIESAGTHVSSSQSRIPKLVNKGCKLVGCGSEVPSLSVSNDDLAKIVDTSDEWISVRTGIRNRRVISGKENLRNLAVEAAKKALKMANVEPDDLDLILLCTSTPEDIFGDAPKVQRELGCTKSQLAHDITAACSGFVLGLFSASCYIKGGGFRNVLVIGADVMSRFVDWTNRGTCILFGDAAGAVVLQACDAEEDGLLSFDLHSDGEGARHLGAPINDNENGSVLEFPPNRSSYACVQMNGKEVFRFAVRCVPQSIESALEKAGLTASNIDWLLLHQANQRIIDAVATRLEFPPEKVISNLANYGNTSAASIPLALDEAVRSGKVKPGHTIAAAGFGAGLTWGSAVIRWG, translated from the exons ATGGCCAAGGCATCGGGTTTTTTCACACCGAGCCTGAGGACAAAGATTCAACCTTCAATAGGCGTTTCGCGATCTGGGTTTTGCTTATCGGAAGGAATCTTTAAGAGGGTAGTGTGCTCGAGTAGTATTGAAAGTGCAGGGACGCATGTGTCCTCTTCTCAATCTCGAATACCCAA GCTTGTCAATAAAGGCTGCAAGCTAGTTGGTTGCGGATCAGAGGTGCCATCTCTTTCAGTCTCCAATGATGATCTTGCAAAAATAGTTGATACTTCTGATGAATGGATATCTGTCCGCACTGGAATACGAAACCGTCGGGTTATTTCAG GAAAGGAAAATTTAAGAAACCTAGCGGTTGAAGCGGCAAAGAAAGCTCTTAAAATGGCAAATGTTGAACCTGATGATCTTGACCTAATCTTGTTGTGCACATCTACTCCCGAAGATATTTTTGGTGATGCTCCAAAG GTCCAAAGAGAGCTTGGCTGCACAAAATCTCAACTAGCTCATGATATTACCGCTGCATGTAGCGGATTTGTGCTGGGTCTCTTCTCAGCTTCTTGCTACATTAAGG GAGGTGGTTTCCGTAATGTTTTAGTAATCGGAGCTGATGTTATGTCTCGATTTGTTGATTGGACCAATAGAGGAACATGCATTCTCTTTGGAGATGCTGCTGGTGCTGTTGTACTTCA GGCCTGTGATGCTGAGGAAGACGGTTTATTAAGCTTTGATTTGCATAGTGATGGTGAGGGTGCAAG ACATCTCGGTGCCCCCATAAACGACAATGAAAATGGGTCAGTGTTAGAGTTTCCTCCAAATAGGTCCTCTTATGCTTGTGTACAGATGAATGGCAAAGAAGTTTTTCGCTTTGCTGTCAGATGTGTGCCGCAATCAATTGAGTCTGCCTTGGAAAAAGCTGGTCTCACTGCATCTAATATTGACTGGTTATTGCTCCATCAG GCAAACCAGAGGATTATTGATGCAGTCGCAACACGTTTAGAATTCCCACCAGAAAAGGTCATATCGAATCTGGCAAATTACGGCAACACAAGCGCAGCATCCATTCCTTTGGCATTGGATGAAGCTGTTCGAAGTGGAAAGGTGAAGCCAGGCCATACAATCGCGGCTGCAGGTTTCGGTGCAGGTCTAACTTGGGGTTCTGCTGTTATTAGATGGGGCTGA
- the LOC107924056 gene encoding vesicle-associated protein 1-2, producing the protein MSTADLLSIEPLELKFPFELRKQISCALQLSNKTDNYVAFKVKTTNPKKYCVRPNTGVVLPRSTCDVVVTMQAQKEAPPDMQCRDKFLLQSVKVNDGASAKDITAEMFNKEAGHVVEECKLKVVYVSPPQPPSPVREGSEEGSPPRVSASDNGHANAAEFAAAAKQFSEGLEAQDKSFEARALITKLTAEKNSAIQQNNKLRQELELLKRQSSKSGGGVSFMVVILIGLIGIIMGYIMKK; encoded by the exons ATGAGTACGGCCGACCTTCTCAGCATCGAGCCTTTAGAGCTCAAGTTTCCTT TTGAACTGAGGAAGCAGATCTCGTGTGCTCTTCAATTGTCGAATAAAACTGATAATTATGTAGCTTTCAAG GTGAAAACGACAAATCCAAAGAAGTACTGCGTTCGTCCCAATACGGGGGTCGTTTTGCCTCGATCCACATGCGATGTTGTTG TTACCATGCAAGCGCAAAAAGAGGCTCCTCCTGATATGCAATGCAGGGACAAATTCCTCCTTCAAAGTGTAAAGGTAAATGATGGTGCATCCGCAAAGGATATAACTGCAGAAATG TTCAACAAGGAAGCTGGGCATGTGGTTGAGGAGTGCAAATTGAAAGTGGTTTATGTTTCTCCACCTCAACCACCTTCACCTGTACGTGAAGGTTCAGAAGAAGGGTCTCCACCAAGAGTTTCTGCTTCTGACAATGGGCATGCAAATGCTGCTGAGTTTGCTGCA GCTGCAAAACAATTCTCTGAGGGGCTTGAAGCTCAAGATAAATCTTTTGAG GCAAGAGCTCTTATAACAAAGCTGACTGCAGAAAAAAATAGTGCAATTCAACAAAATAACAAGCTTCGCCAAGAACTG GAACTCTTGAAGCGTCAAAGCAGCAAAAGTGGCGGTGGCGTGTCATTCATGGTTGTCATCCTCATCGGCTTGATCGGTATAATTATGGGATATATCATGAAAAAATAG
- the LOC107922923 gene encoding putative pentatricopeptide repeat-containing protein At5g47460, with product MRRTLLGRVQNYQLKQQQRSYNLLSNHLISTNIVSQSNNIYNQVLKESFEPWLNLISILANGGTDMDLALYEASKMLHSGIKPNDYSLVHLVRISTDLGYISYCQQLHCCVLKSGFASNAFVSNALMRFYRRIDLLCEADKLFVEIPQPSVISWNSMISGYVQTGKFRKALGLFLELHRSEVCCNEYSFTSALAACGQLGFLQLGKSIHSKVLKFGFECAVVVGNCLIDTYGKCGAVGDAILVFNTMIDNDIISWNSVLAACARNGNLEQAFSVWGEMPIRDTISYNELISGIAQFGNIDDAIDLLSNMPNPNSSTWTSIMTGYVNRNRPREALRFFNEMHSNDVQMDEFSFSIILNGIASLSALTWGILTHCCTIKRGLDTSVVVGSALIDTYSKCGQIKNAESMFQSLPKKNLVTWNAMISGYAHNGDSTKAIQLFEQLKTKRDLNPDWVTFLNVLAGCSQNETPLQQVYQYFESMINDYGIQSTVEHCCCLIRLMGQRGETWRAGKLIYELGFGPCAVVWKALLGACGVCTDMKVAMIAAAKVIELEGYNDYVYVMMSNIFAYYHKWGQMSVMRKLMREQRVIKEAACSWIEMENVKQ from the coding sequence ATGCGAAGAACACTCTTGGGGAGAGTCCAAAACTACCAGCTTAAACAACAGCAGCGATCATATAATCTCCTATCAAATCACCTTATTAGCACCAATATCGTCTCTCAAAGCAACAATATTTACAACCAAGTTCTAAAAGAAAGCTTTGAACCATGGCTCAACCTCATTTCAATCCTTGCTAACGGAGGCACTGACATGGACCTTGCGTTATACGAGGCTTCAAAGATGCTCCACTCCGGTATTAAACCAAATGACTACTCCCTAGTGCACCTGGTTCGAATCTCAACTGATCTGGGTTATATCTCTTACTGCCAACAGCTTCATTGCTGCGTTTTGAAATCTGGGTTTGCCTCCAATGCGTTTGTTTCTAATGCTTTGATGAGGTTTTATCGGCGAATTGACTTGTTGTGTGAGGCGGATAAGCTGTTTGTTGAAATTCCTCAACCGAGTGTTATTTCTTGGAACTCTATGATTTCTGGGTATGTTCAAACCGGGAAGTTCCGAAAAGCTTTGGGTTTGTTTCTTGAGCTTCATAGGTCTGAAGTTTGCTGCAATGAGTACTCATTTACATCGGCTTTGGCTGCTTGTGGTCAGCTGGGGTTTTTGCAATTAGGCAAGTCAATTCACTCCAAAGTTTTGAAATTTGGCTTTGAATGTGCTGTTGTTGTTGGGAATTGTTTGATTGATACGTACGGAAAATGTGGGGCTGTGGGCGATGCCATTTTGGTTTTTAATACTATGATTGATAATGATATTATTTCATGGAATTCAGTTTTAGCAGCCTGTGCTAGAAATGGAAACCTTGAACAAGCCTTCAGTGTATGGGGCGAAATGCCTATCCGTGATACTATATCTTACAATGAATTGATTAGTGGGATTGCTCAGTTTGGCAACATAGATGATGCAATCGATCTTTTATCTAATATGCCGAACCCGAATTCATCTACATGGACTTCGATTATGACAGGATATGTTAATCGAAATCGACCGCGGGAGGCTCTTCGGTTTTTCAATGAAATGCACTCCAATGATGTTCAAATGGATGAGTTCTCATTTTCAATAATTCTAAATGGAATTGCAAGTCTCTCAGCTTTAACATGGGGAATTTTGACCCATTGTTGTACAATAAAGCGTGGCTTGGATACATCTGTTGTTGTGGGAAGTGCTCTCATTGACACGTACTCCAAATGTGGGCAGATTAAGAACGCTGAGTCTATGTTTCAGTCTTTACCTAAAAAGAATTTAGTGACCTGGAATGCCATGATCTCTGGTTATGCTCACAATGGTGATTCAACGAAAGCAATCCAGCTTTTCGAACAGCTAAAAACCAAAAGGGACTTGAACCCTGACTGGGTCACATTTCTTAATGTGTTAGCTGGATGTTCTCAAAATGAAACACCGCTTCAACAGGTGTATCAGTACTTTGAGTCGATGATCAATGATTATGGGATTCAGTCTACCGTTGAACATTGCTGTTGTTTGATTCGGCTGATGGGTCAACGAGGAGAGACCTGGAGAGCTGGGAAGCTGATTTATGAACTTGGTTTCGGACCTTGTGCTGTTGTTTGGAAGGCTTTGCTCGGTGCTTGTGGAGTTTGTACCGATATGAAGGTCGCAATGATTGCAGCCGCAAAGGTAATTGAATTGGAAGGTTACAATGATTATGTTTATGTAATGATGTCTAACATTTTTGCCTACTATCACAAATGGGGGCAAATGAGTGTAATGCGAAAGCTTATGAGAGAACAAAGAGTGATTAAAGAAGCTGCTTGTAGTtggattgaaatggaaaatgTCAAGCAATAA
- the LOC107922924 gene encoding metalloendoproteinase 4-MMP has translation MFLLLRYCSFFFFVFLCFYPRSCFPARITPEQITVITTDDTHKSTWFNFTRFKGADKDSHVINGMSELKKYFQRFGYLSIPDGQDGNFTDVYDTQFESAVILYQQKLGLRVTGKLDSDTISTIMSPRCGDTDTAPGMIHATKHFTYFDGRPRWNTKSGSDMPMTLTYAFSTSDMINYISLSEIRTVFNSSFTRWASVIPVNFTETEDYESADIRIGFFGRDHGDGEQFDGVLGVLAHAFSPENGRLHFDEAETWAVDFDKVKSKAAVDLESVATHEIGHILGLGHSSVKDAVMYPSLSPRSRKVDLKLDDVKGVQALYGSNPNFKFSSLWESEISSNKGNGLVCRSSKWTFALVVLVFFIL, from the coding sequence ATGTTTCTGTTGTTACGTTACTgttccttcttcttctttgttttccTCTGTTTTTACCCGCGTTCTTGTTTCCCAGCCAGAATCACACCCGAACAAATAACTGTCATAACTACCGATGATACTCACAAGTCCACGTGGTTTAATTTCACTCGTTTTAAAGGCGCCGATAAGGACAGCCACGTCATCAACGGCATGTCGGAGCTCAAGAAGTACTTCCAACGTTTCGGGTACTTGTCCATCCCCGACGGCCAAGACGGCAACTTCACCGACGTTTACGACACTCAATTCGAATCCGCCGTCATTTTATACCAACAAAAGCTCGGGTTACGGGTCACCGGAAAACTCGATTCAGACACGATATCGACGATCATGTCGCCGAGGTGCGGTGACACTGATACCGCTCCGGGGATGATCCATGCAACGAAACACTTTACTTATTTTGATGGAAGGCCGAGATGGAACACCAAGTCGGGTTCGGATATGCCTATGACATTAACATACGCTTTTTCTACTTCAGACATGATTAATTACATAAGCTTATCGGAAATTAGAACAGTTTTTAATAGTTCGTTTACAAGATGGGCTTCGGTGATTCCAGTAAACTTTACGGAAACAGAAGACTATGAATCGGCCGATATCCGAATCGGGTTTTTCGGCAGAGATCACGGAGACGGGGAACAGTTCGACGGGGTTTTAGGTGTTTTAGCTCACGCGTTTTCGCCGGAGAACGGAAGGCTTCACTTCGATGAAGCTGAAACGTGGGCCGTCGATTTCGATAAAGTGAAATCAAAGGCGGCTGTTGATTTGGAATCGGTGGCGACGCACGAGATTGGTCATATACTTGGGTTGGGTCATAGTTCGGTGAAGGACGCCGTCATGTATCCAAGCTTGAGTCCTCGGAGCAGAAAAGTAGACCTCAAACTTGATGATGTAAAAGGTGTCCAAGCTTTGTATGGGTCAAACCCTAACTTCAAGTTCAGCTCTTTGTGGGAATCTGAAATTTCTTCTAACAAAGGAAATGGTCTCGTTTGTAGATCATCAAAATGGACTTTTGCTTTGGTAGTGCTAGTGTTTTTTATTCTTTAG
- the LOC107923865 gene encoding O-fucosyltransferase 29 isoform X1, with protein sequence MANKALFHYQNGSVVSNRHVFGRPRSSAASQRKQISMPLLCGMMLFCLGMLSLFTGQMASNLDRYSQRFMKQSLFNLDENNRGPIDIWKSEYAKYFYGCSVRSATFPDAISEQSSNGYLLIAASGGLNQQRTGISDAVVVARILNATLVVPELDHNSYWKDDSDFVNIFDVDWFISYLAKDVTVVKRVPDKFMRSMEKPPYTMRVPRKSAPEYYLDQVLPILKRRHVLQLTKFDYRLANNIDEDLQKLRCRANFHALRFTEPIQALGQKLVMKMRQMANHFMAVHLRLEPDMLAFSGCYIGGGDKERYELREIRKRWETLPDIDAVGERRRGKCPLTPHEVGLMLRALGFENDTYIYVASGEIYGGEETLEPLKDLFPNFYTKEILANDDLKPFLPFSSCLAAIDYIVCDESDVFVTNNNGNMAKILAGRRRYMGHKRTIRPNARRLSPLLMERDQMDWDTFAQKVKAVQRGFMGEPDEMRAGRGEFHEYPYSCICEKPASDIIAAGNNGGGDGDHHQSQQFKENEGLRKRSNEEEEPVLGAKEDKDVFPD encoded by the exons ATGGCCAACAAGGCGCTGTTTCATTACCAAAACGGCAGCGTCGTAAGCAACAGGCATGTGTTTGGCAGGCCGCGATCCTCTGCTGCGTCGCAGAGGAAGCAGATCTCAATGCCGCTCCTCTGTGGCATGATGCTCTTCTGCTTAGGCATGCTTTCGCTCTTCACTGGCCAAATGGCGTCTAATCTCGACCGGTACTCCCAGCGATTTATGAAACAAAGTCTCTTCAATTTG GATGAAAACAATAGAGGACCGATTGATATATGGAAATCTGAATATGCAAAATACTTCTATGGATGCAGCGTAAGAAGTGCTACATTTCCTG ATGCTATTAGTGAGCAATCATCAAATGGTTATTTGCTTATTGCTGCAAGTGGAGGACTGAATCAACAAAGAACAGGA ATATCAGATGCTGTAGTTGTTGCACGAATTCTTAATGCAACCTTAGTAGTACCTGAGTTGGATCATAATTCCTATTGGAAAGATGATAG TGACTTCGTCAACATTTTTGATGTCGACTGGTTCATTTCTTACCTTGCAAAAGATGTTACTGTTGTCAAAAGAGTTCCTGATAAATTCATGAGGTCCATGGAAAAACCTCCATACACTATGCGTGTCCCAAGGAAATCCGCTCCGGAATATTATCTAGACCAAGTTCTGCCAATACTTAAAAGAAGACAC GTCCTGCAACTGACAAAGTTTGATTACAGACTAGCCAACAACATCGATGAAGACCTTCAAAAGTTGCGCTGCCGGGCTAATTTTCATGCTTTAAGATTCACAGAGCCTATTCAAGCACTTGGACAAAAACTGGTCATGAAAATGCGTCAGATGGCTAACCATTTTATGGCAGTCCATTTGAG GCTTGAACCCGATATGCTAGCATTTTCTGGTTGTTACATTGGTGGAGGAGACAAGGAAAGATACGAGCTTAGAGAGATACGAAAACGATGGGAAACATTGCCT GATATAGATGCTGTTGGAGAGAGAAGGCGAGGTAAATGCCCACTTACTCCTCATGAAGTAGGCTTGATGTTAAGAGCACTTGGTTTTGAAAACGACACATACATCTATGTTGCATCTGGAGAAATATATGGTGGAGAAGAGACTCTGGAACCACTAAAAGATCTCTTTCCAAACTTCTATACAAAAGAGATACTTGCTAATGACGACCTGAAAccttttcttcctttctcttctTGCCTTGCTGCTATTGACTACATTGTTTGTGATGAAAGCGATGTTTTCGTCACCAATAATAATGGAAATATGGCCAAGATTCTTGCAGGTCGAAG GAGGTACATGGGGCATAAGAGGACCATAAGACCGAACGCCAGGAGGTTGAGTCCATTGTTGATGGAAAGGGATCAGATGGATTGGGATACCTTTGCGCAAAAGGTGAAAGCGGTTCAAAGAGGATTCATGGGAGAGCCAGATGAGATGAGGGCCGGACGCGGTGAATTTCATGAGTATCCCTATTCTTGTATCTGCGAGAAGCCGGCAAGTGATATTATTGCCGCAGGCAACAATGGTGGTGGTGATGGAGATCATCATCAATCACAACAATTTAAGGAAAATGAAGGATTGAGGAAGAGAAGCAATGAAGAAGAAGAGCCTGTTTTAGGAGCCAAAGAGGATAAAGATGTATTTCCTGACTAA
- the LOC107923865 gene encoding O-fucosyltransferase 29 isoform X2: MANKALFHYQNGSVVSNRHVFGRPRSSAASQRKQISMPLLCGMMLFCLGMLSLFTGQMASNLDRYSQRFMKQSLFNLDENNRGPIDIWKSEYAKYFYGCSVRSATFPDAISEQSSNGYLLIAASGGLNQQRTGISDAVVVARILNATLVVPELDHNSYWKDDSDFVNIFDVDWFISYLAKDVTVVKRVPDKFMRSMEKPPYTMRVPRKSAPEYYLDQVLPILKRRHVLQLTKFDYRLANNIDEDLQKLRCRANFHALRFTEPIQALGQKLVMKMRQMANHFMAVHLRLEPDMLAFSGCYIGGGDKERYELREIRKRWETLPDIDAVGERRRGKCPLTPHEVGLMLRALGFENDTYIYVASGEIYGGEETLEPLKDLFPNFYTKEILANDDLKPFLPFSSCLAAIDYIVCDESDVFVTNNNGNMAKILAGRRYMGHKRTIRPNARRLSPLLMERDQMDWDTFAQKVKAVQRGFMGEPDEMRAGRGEFHEYPYSCICEKPASDIIAAGNNGGGDGDHHQSQQFKENEGLRKRSNEEEEPVLGAKEDKDVFPD, encoded by the exons ATGGCCAACAAGGCGCTGTTTCATTACCAAAACGGCAGCGTCGTAAGCAACAGGCATGTGTTTGGCAGGCCGCGATCCTCTGCTGCGTCGCAGAGGAAGCAGATCTCAATGCCGCTCCTCTGTGGCATGATGCTCTTCTGCTTAGGCATGCTTTCGCTCTTCACTGGCCAAATGGCGTCTAATCTCGACCGGTACTCCCAGCGATTTATGAAACAAAGTCTCTTCAATTTG GATGAAAACAATAGAGGACCGATTGATATATGGAAATCTGAATATGCAAAATACTTCTATGGATGCAGCGTAAGAAGTGCTACATTTCCTG ATGCTATTAGTGAGCAATCATCAAATGGTTATTTGCTTATTGCTGCAAGTGGAGGACTGAATCAACAAAGAACAGGA ATATCAGATGCTGTAGTTGTTGCACGAATTCTTAATGCAACCTTAGTAGTACCTGAGTTGGATCATAATTCCTATTGGAAAGATGATAG TGACTTCGTCAACATTTTTGATGTCGACTGGTTCATTTCTTACCTTGCAAAAGATGTTACTGTTGTCAAAAGAGTTCCTGATAAATTCATGAGGTCCATGGAAAAACCTCCATACACTATGCGTGTCCCAAGGAAATCCGCTCCGGAATATTATCTAGACCAAGTTCTGCCAATACTTAAAAGAAGACAC GTCCTGCAACTGACAAAGTTTGATTACAGACTAGCCAACAACATCGATGAAGACCTTCAAAAGTTGCGCTGCCGGGCTAATTTTCATGCTTTAAGATTCACAGAGCCTATTCAAGCACTTGGACAAAAACTGGTCATGAAAATGCGTCAGATGGCTAACCATTTTATGGCAGTCCATTTGAG GCTTGAACCCGATATGCTAGCATTTTCTGGTTGTTACATTGGTGGAGGAGACAAGGAAAGATACGAGCTTAGAGAGATACGAAAACGATGGGAAACATTGCCT GATATAGATGCTGTTGGAGAGAGAAGGCGAGGTAAATGCCCACTTACTCCTCATGAAGTAGGCTTGATGTTAAGAGCACTTGGTTTTGAAAACGACACATACATCTATGTTGCATCTGGAGAAATATATGGTGGAGAAGAGACTCTGGAACCACTAAAAGATCTCTTTCCAAACTTCTATACAAAAGAGATACTTGCTAATGACGACCTGAAAccttttcttcctttctcttctTGCCTTGCTGCTATTGACTACATTGTTTGTGATGAAAGCGATGTTTTCGTCACCAATAATAATGGAAATATGGCCAAGATTCTTGCAGGTCGAAG GTACATGGGGCATAAGAGGACCATAAGACCGAACGCCAGGAGGTTGAGTCCATTGTTGATGGAAAGGGATCAGATGGATTGGGATACCTTTGCGCAAAAGGTGAAAGCGGTTCAAAGAGGATTCATGGGAGAGCCAGATGAGATGAGGGCCGGACGCGGTGAATTTCATGAGTATCCCTATTCTTGTATCTGCGAGAAGCCGGCAAGTGATATTATTGCCGCAGGCAACAATGGTGGTGGTGATGGAGATCATCATCAATCACAACAATTTAAGGAAAATGAAGGATTGAGGAAGAGAAGCAATGAAGAAGAAGAGCCTGTTTTAGGAGCCAAAGAGGATAAAGATGTATTTCCTGACTAA